TAGCGGGAGGAACTGTGGATGATGACATCTCCTTATATTTCTGGCTACCTTACTCCATCTAAAATGGTACAATATTGGTAACATGGATATCTTGGAGTGGTAGCATCATGGCTTCTGCTTGACCTatatcttctttctctcttatcTCCTATCATTGCTCCCACACCTATGTGGAGATATCACATAGCCTATCAGCATGTCAAGATAGCAAGGTTCGCCATCTCGGTACCAGACCTCATGCCGGTAAATTCCATTATAGTGTCGGTACACAGTATAGTACGGTCCGACTATATCTGTACGGGATAATTCAATGTACCGGTATGGTATGGTATTGCCCTGTACCATCTGGTATAGGACGGTACAGCGAACCATGCAAGATAGGCTCTAAAGGTGTCTGAGGACTCCGCTTGAGCATGTGTGCGCTTGTTGCAAGTGTCACCTATTGAGGGCTTTACTGGATGCCAAGGAAAGATGTATTAGCACAATGGTAAAAATTTGTAGTGGTGTCATGATGCATTAGGAGAAtagtaaaggaaaaaaattactcCACACTTATTtttgacccaaaaaaaaaaaaaaaatcctcaaagcATAATTTGAACCTTCATATCATCCATAGGAGTGTTCCTCATACACATGAATCACTTATTCTTCACATATTATAGCCCTTAATAGCACTCATCTCCCACAAGAATTACTAAATTCATATTTCATCAAATTCTTAAAACCATCAATTATTCCTTCTGCACATTACTAGTAGTGTATATAAACAAATGAGTttgataataaatatttatattgtcctaatattttgatttaaaaaaagagATGCTTAATTTGAGTATTTGAAGATTCAAGAGGGGAAGTACACCATTTTTTTACATAGGTTAGTTTCAATATTTGTTCATTTTTTTTATGTTAGATGCAAAAGATTAAATGTAGAGAATGATTCATAGTCTACAATTAGAATTTGTACCACCAGATGAGATTTATAATAGAGGTGGAGGTGGTGGTGCTGGTTCTAGTGTTTAAGGAGGTGATGGAGGTGGTGCTGATGGTGTTTGGGGAGGTAGTGTAAGTGATGGTAATAGTGTTGGTGACAATAATAGTGGTGTTGATGGGGGTATAATGATGACGGTGGTGTTGGAGTCGAAAGAGGTGTTGTTGATGGTGGTGGTAAGAATGGTGTTGGTGAGTTGCTATGTAGTTAGGAAGAAGGGATGAGCTAGAGTTGGGATAGGGGATAAAGGTCATGCTAGGTGGGGTAAGGGATGGAGATCTAGGTGGGCATGGTTCATTGTACTAGACTGTACTGCTTCATGTCTAGCATATCCTACCATATCAGTGGTGAACTGATACTTAATAGAGAGTGTACCAATTTTCAATATGATGAACTGACCCTTATTGATATTGCATTAGCATGTGCCAATTAGTACTGAAATCAATATTGCAAAACTTGTAGATGGGTGTAGGGGACAGGAATGATATATGTTATAGTGTCATATTGTGTTGCGCTATTGTATACTGATCACGTTCCTGGTCATGCTATAAACCCCTTTTACCATGCCTATTCCAGACTTGCCTGATCTAAAGAGTATGGCATGGACTGGGTACATACTAAAAGCTAGGTCCTTGCTTCTTGTGGTGGCAATACTTTTCTTATTTTCCTAGTCTCATTAAgtgatttaatatttttatggacCATATGTTCATTTAAAGGGCTTATAACCCTAGATGGTAACAGTTCCAACCAATATGACCGGTAGAAATGCTTCGTTGTTTCCCTTCTTATTTCATGATATTTTTAGCCATTTAGTCAAAGAAAATTAACCAGACAGAGTGATCATTAGAACCTAATGCCCTTGTACCAATGGAATACACATTCTCCAGTTTTGTGTACGATATGCTCCTCTGTGCAAGATAGTTGCTAAAGATTCCAGTTGCAAAATCACCCTGAAGTTAATGTTCATGAGTTTGGTTTGAACTGTTATAATCAAGTATAGAAGAGTTATTTACGTTTAGATAATACATACCTGATTGTGCTGAGCTATATGTTTGATAGAAGGAATTCTTGATATATATTCAATATAATGAAGACCACGCCATGGTAAATTGCTGACAATATCATATATTTAGGTTTGGCGAAAGTGGTTTTGAAGAAAGGAAAGACACAAATCTTTCGAGATGGAAGTCCAATGGTCTATAGTGGTGCAGTTGATAGAATAATTGGTAGACCACCTCCTAAAACTGGTGATATTGTGCTGGTGGCAGATGGGTCAGAAAAGCCCATTGGATGGGGTTTATACAACTCAGTTTCAATGTTTTGTGTTAGGCTTATGCAGCTAGAAGAAGATGCAACAAGGTTAATTCCATATTTCTGCCAAGATTTTTATATGCTTTAATCCTTTATTAACACAGGAATTTTCATGCTCTTGCTTATTACTTGCATCCCCTAAGTTCTGTTCTTGCATCTCAGGGATCCTTTTTGTGCACTAAACATGGAAAAACTGCTTGAAACAAGATTTGATGCTGCTGTAGATTTACGTCAAAGTATGGGACTTCCCTCAGCTGATACGAATGTATATCGTCTTGTTAATAGTGAAGGGGATAGGTGTGGAACTTTAGACTACAGTATAGACTCTTTATGTGCTCCATGCTTCTTCAACTAATCTGTcccttcaagaaaaaaaaaagaagaggaaaatatGAATGCTTCTTTGTATTTTGTTCAAGTATATAGACCTAAGGTTTTGTCTGATGTACGTTGGCAACCTGGCATCATGATTGTTATGCATCTCTCCTACTATCAAAATACCTTGATCTAATTTAAGGGAAAATATTTCTGCTGTCTTGCTAAGAGTATGTATGTTGCTTGATATTTTATGTTTGTACTAATAGATCTAGCTAGTTGACAACTAATTGTATATAGTAGGCTGTGTTTTTTTGCTTATGTTGATATATGTGAAAGAGAGGGTGAAAAACTAATTATAGACTACATTAGGTGCATTGATAGTTTGTGCCATCTTAAAGGTCTCTGTACCATCTGACTTATGTTACGGAAGAACTTCACTTATATCCCTTCAATGTGAGGTTCAATTGAATTCCTCAAGCTATTGCCTGCCCCGCTAGTGATTCATTAAATATGCTTCCTTCTTAATTATCTTTGGTATTTTTGCATAATTCTTAGCTTTAAAAACTACTCCATTTTTCAGACCTAGTTTTCTTTTTTGGCTATTGTTCTAGCATGGACTTCTGGTAACTGTAGGGTTCTTAGTGCCAATAAATACTATTAAAACTCCATCCTTTCAACTAGCGGTTTGGCTATATATATCCCTTCTTTTTTCCTGCCTTTTATGCcccttcaatatttttggatctcTATTTCtgttgttattttttttagtGTTGTCAAACCTTCCTTTGCTTTCATTATATTAGAAAATCTAATACTTGGCCTTGTTGAGCTTCTATAAATTTCAAGTCATCCTTTTCCCTTTACTTCCATTTCAAGCTTTTGTTTCAACTTTACATGTCACTGCACTAATTTGGCCTTCTTAGCCAAGATTTCTTTCCACTTTTGGAAATCCAATTCACTTTCATGGTCTATGGTTGATAGGACTCAGTCTTGTTTATGTATCAAGGGTGCTTACATGTGAGATCAAATTAATGGCTTAATTTTGGGGGCATGTCCTTTCAGCAACATTCTATGTAGGATCTGATTCTTGGCTCCATAACCTTATCATTTGATATGACTTGCATAATACCAATCAACAAATTTTTCCCCCCTTATGAAAGTCCTGTTTCTGCTGTCACTGGTATATGGTATTTCACATTGTATAGTCTGTCAGTGAGATGAAGTCTTACAAAAAATAATACACTTTTTATGCTATCCCTGTATGTAATTCAGAAGTCTTGCAGAAAGTCAGACACTACTTATGAAGGTCCCGTTTTTGCACTGATATCTGGTATTTCACATTGTATTGCCTGTCAGTGAGATGAAGAATAGCAGTTACACATCTGCTGCATcattttctttgtgaaatttctgTCCCATAACACTGTTCAGCAAAGTGAAGAAAAGTTACACTAACGTGTTGCGAATTTTCTACAAGCTAGCTATTCTATTCattacaaaagaaaaaacaactggaattataataataaatatttattgattTTAAATATGTAAATTGTGGACACTCTGTAGGTTCTTCCACCTCCTAACTTATTAAATTTTCCCTCTTCTTGCACCCTTACTTATAGCTACTTAGTTCTAGATATATGTGGGATGGAAGGAGAGGTTGTAAGGGTTTTGACACTGTATATTGGTATAGGTattgatatagatatagatatagataaatCAGATTATCAAAATGATATGATATTTAAGTTCACTTTAAGGTATGTGTAACAGTTAATATTTATTCCAAGTTTGTTGTTAGTGACATGTTATTTTAAGCTTTAGATTCAATATCACACATGCAAGGACGTGAAAAATGTTAAGCTAGTATCCTATTTATGCAAAATGTCTTGCATCCTTTCCACAGCTGCACTGCCCAAAACTTCTGTATTCACAGCTTGTTTGCACACAATTGCACACTACCACCTGGAATCCAAGCTTGCCAATTTAATAAATATCCATTACCCAGCAACATCTTAATGCAACCACTATCCAACTTCTTGGCATGACGTGTTGGCTGTCCAAACCCTTGGCCAGCTCCAAGGCACTATCCTGACATCGATATCTCTTAGTCGCATTCTTGCTTCATGACCAAATGCCTCCACTGGATCCCCATGGATTACCACATAGCCTCACCATCACAGGCTCAGCTAGAAACATCTACGTGCCTAAAACTGAAACTTCAATTCTTAGGAATTCTTTCCCTATACATTTTAGTGACCAAACAGGGGCAGTTTCCGGTAGTAAGATTAATGGCTTGACTTGATTTAAGGTTTGAAAATTTTCCAAAGTTATTGGATATTTGTCCACAAGTGTCCACATATGTGCTGATATGAGTAACATAGTGAAATCTCAATTTTGTATGGCATGCCATGCAACTTGGTATCTGCTCCACCAGCATTCTTTACTTTTTGCATACATGCTTATATAAGAACAATATTAAGGATTCACTAATTAGTTGTTTTAGTATTTAAATGTTTAAAATTATAAACCATCTTGGTTTCCAATTTAGATGGGCAAATAGATTTACTATATAACTTAAACTGTTGTGTGAAGCAAATGATGGCATGTATCTTCAATGAAGATCATGGGACAACTAAAGAAACTACTGTCAAATGCCAGACTTCTTTTCACCATGGTAGCAAGGAAGTGATACTTTGCAAAGTATGGACTGTATGATGATATTAATCCTCTCATTTTTGGAATAGACTTGTTTCATCGTATTTGCTCAAAGTGTGACTTTCTTGACATGTTTTTCCTATCCTTTGGCTAAGAACAAAGGAGTGACTTTTTGTTTACTTTCTTTTATCGTGCTTGGTTTCTCCACACATGCTTTTATCatattcattaaattttttttttttgggggggggcggGGGTGCAGGTTGTCAGGTCTAATCGTGGATGTTTTTTGTGATGTCGCTGTAGTAGCTTCATCTGCTGCTTGGGTAGAGAAATATAAACAAGAAATTGAATTTCTTGTTGGTAAAATTTGTGGTATAAATCATATAAAGTGGAGACCATCAATTGATCTTTTAAAAGAAGAAGGACTGGATATACCAGAGCAAAGATATTCTGGTCCAGCTCCATGCTCTGGAAAAGTGAAGGTAAAATTCTAAAATTAGTTTAAACTTAATGTCTGAATATCTAGATTATTTCCAGTTATAAATCAACATATCAACATTGAATACCAATATACTAATTCCAGCAGTTCCATATCCACCGTAGTGAAATTGCAATATGGttgctcattttttttattttctttgtctTGCTATGTCAAATACTTATTTTTAGAGAATCAAAGGCCAATTTATTCTCTTGAACTAGTTATTATTAATTATAAAGTGTTTTTTCTTCTGATATTTATAAGCCATGATGTTTAAATTTCTTGTCGGTTTTCCATAAGCACAAACTATGTGGATGTGGTGGGTTGTTTACAAATACTTTGCAGAGGACATTGTTTTAAGAGGTGGTTTAGCCCATTTTAGCTGTTCTCATAAAAGTTAAAAATCGTGTGATTTATGTGTTGCATTTGATGCACAGTCATGCTACAAAAGATGCTTAGAGTTAAATGTTCTTTGGAACAACTTGGGATAACATGTTGCAGAATTATTTACATCAGTTGTCTGTTTATTTATATCATATATAGTTTTGGCATGATCAATGTCAATGAAAGGCAATCCTGTAGACCTTCAGCTATGATGACTTACATTCACACAATTCTAGCTCTATTTCTTGACATGGTTCATATTTGTTAAAGACGAATACATTCATTGGGTTTTTTTCCCCATATAGCTTGTAGACAGCACATCGATCAAtctgatccatatctcataagaccTAACTTTGGGTTTCTTTTACTAGTTCTAATCACATATAGCATGTGAAAGATGCTCAAGTGTTCTTTTCTTTCTTGGTCCTTCCTTACAGGTAATGGAGAATGGAATTTGTTACTTGATCTCATTGGAGGGTCAAAAAACTGGGTTTTATGCAGATCAACGTGACAACCGTCACCTTATCTCGTCAATCTCAAAAGATAGAAGAGTTCTTGATGTTTGTTGTTATAGTGGAGGTTTTGCTCTGAATGCAGCACGGGGTGGTGCTAATGATGTCATTGGTAAAATACTGTAAGCTTGTAAACTATATCATGTTGGGAGTCTTTTAGAAAATGTTTCTTTGGATGTTCAAGCtggttgttttgttttgttctgtTGTGTGCATGTATTATGTGGCTGATCATTGTAAAATTACTGAGTCAGACTGCATATGGGATGTACTTGGACTAATTTGTTGCAGATTCTGTTAGGATGATGCTTAAGTTTTATTATTCTGAACATTTTCAGGCATCGATTCTTCACTGCCTTCTTTGGAGCTTGCCAAAGAAAATATCCTTCTTAACAATCTGGACCCTGGGAAAATTTCATTTCTAAGAGAAGATGCAACAGACTTTATGCAAGGGGCTGCATCCAGAAATGAAACTTGGGATTTAGTAATTTTGGATCCACCAAAATTAGCTCCTCGAAGAAAGGTGCTTGTTATTCTGACACCTGCTTGCTGCAAAATTATTTAGAtccgtggattttttttttttttttcctggtggTGTGGAAGAAATAAGCTTTTCTGGAATTAGTTTTCATGATTTCTTAGTTCAGCTGCTTCAGCATTttaaaagcaaaatataaaaGCAGTTGAATTGATGTCTCCTTTGAAAGGATAAAGTTTGAAATTTTACTTTCCAATTATTTGATTAAGATAAATATTCCTGAATATGGTTCAAGTCAACCTTTCTACTGTTTTTAAATTTAATGATGTACATTCATCTATGTCACTGAGAATGCAGTGGTTGTACCTtagttaattttcatatctaattcCTCTGGAGTAAAGTTAATCCATACTAACTGTGTTGAggttttttttgcaaaattttgatCTCAACAGCCATGAATGTGTTTGTTTGTATCAACTATTTTTGTGCGAGCATGCGGACCTGTCGGGATAATTAAATATGATCATAGGCTtatttatgttgtttgtgttaggTGCTACATAGTGCATCTGGTATGTATAGAAATTTAAACGCACTGGCAATGCAAATTACAAGCACAGGTGGTCTACTCATGACATGTTCATGTTCAGGAGCTATGACTCAAAGTGGACTGTTTCTGCGAATCCTTCAGGCAAGTCACACATTTCTATTTATCATGAATTTTAATGTGATTTGAAGTTTCATCATTTGATTGAGATACTTAATTTTTGAGAACTGTGTTATGATGTTAAAGGGTTGTTAATTAGGTGAGATACTTGCAGCCTTGTTAATTCC
Above is a genomic segment from Elaeis guineensis isolate ETL-2024a chromosome 1, EG11, whole genome shotgun sequence containing:
- the LOC105039712 gene encoding LOW QUALITY PROTEIN: uncharacterized protein (The sequence of the model RefSeq protein was modified relative to this genomic sequence to represent the inferred CDS: inserted 1 base in 1 codon); amino-acid sequence: MLCRRNGRVLQVQRIMIPIPYLRLSNCLGCSEGXHAQTQLVKRAAVGSDDTMLRMQLPARLMKSISSLPSSSPATSATTASTLKEIAANRKGLAKVVLKKGKTQIFRDGSPMVYSGAVDRIIGRPPPKTGDIVLVADGSEKPIGWGLYNSVSMFCVRLMQLEEDATRDPFCALNMEKLLETRFDAAVDLRQSMGLPSADTNVYRLVNSEGDRLSGLIVDVFCDVAVVASSAAWVEKYKQEIEFLVGKICGINHIKWRPSIDLLKEEGLDIPEQRYSGPAPCSGKVKVMENGICYLISLEGQKTGFYADQRDNRHLISSISKDRRVLDVCCYSGGFALNAARGGANDVIGIDSSLPSLELAKENILLNNLDPGKISFLREDATDFMQGAASRNETWDLVILDPPKLAPRRKVLHSASGMYRNLNALAMQITSTGGLLMTCSCSGAMTQSGLFLRILQGAASMAGRKITILRQAGAACDHPIDPAYPEGAYLTNFLLRVL